One genomic region from Prevotella sp. Rep29 encodes:
- a CDS encoding tetratricopeptide repeat protein → MDITTLIKHPETMSKETLYQLRELTAQYPYYQTARLLMLQNLYLLHDSSFDEELRRAAVYITDRRIIFNLVEASHYAFKNSDTQAQAENKEEKGSRSISLIDDFLNSLPEKDEPVQPAKRKPNAADATIDYVAYLLAQEDEEKEKAQPLIGQPLIDNFINQKNGKIDLKETPEYLPELEEGNSSQQEGLFTETLARIYIKQGRFEKALEIIQRLNLNYPKKNAYFADQIRFLEKLIINNKNK, encoded by the coding sequence ATGGATATAACGACACTCATCAAACATCCCGAGACCATGAGCAAAGAAACTCTCTACCAACTGAGAGAGCTCACGGCACAATATCCATATTACCAGACAGCACGGTTGCTCATGCTGCAGAACCTTTACCTGCTGCACGACTCATCATTCGACGAAGAACTGCGAAGGGCAGCCGTCTATATCACCGACAGGCGCATCATCTTCAACCTCGTGGAAGCCAGCCACTATGCCTTCAAGAACAGCGACACACAGGCACAGGCTGAAAACAAAGAAGAAAAAGGCAGTCGCTCCATCTCACTCATCGACGACTTCCTCAACTCACTGCCCGAGAAAGACGAACCGGTACAACCGGCAAAGAGGAAACCAAACGCCGCCGATGCAACCATCGACTACGTTGCCTACCTCCTCGCACAAGAAGACGAAGAGAAAGAAAAGGCACAACCACTCATCGGGCAACCACTCATCGACAACTTCATCAACCAGAAAAACGGGAAAATCGACCTCAAGGAGACACCCGAATACCTGCCCGAACTCGAGGAAGGAAACAGCAGTCAGCAAGAAGGACTGTTCACCGAGACACTCGCCAGAATCTACATCAAACAAGGACGATTTGAGAAAGCATTGGAAATTATTCAGCGATTAAATTTGAATTATCCAAAAAAAAATGCTTACTTTGCAGACCAAATCCGATTTTTGGAGAAATTGATTATCAATAATAAAAACAAATAA
- a CDS encoding aspartyl protease family protein: protein MRLLLSTLFLLLLSAALYAQEQSFEFISNHIYLNAEVNGKTAHLVFDTGSADVYLDSTWLAESGVKYSQMGKAMVRGAGNETKPTVLIFSGVNISLEGKQYSPQMVPIIDLRAILGNKADGILGLSQWKGKVITIDYKRSKLTVSDRLTSSQTKDYSRIPIQTDPKHPGRILLPFEVTVSSGNTIPGKALLDLGSGGGLVFTSKAAGKFGLDKIQDKNPFHFKHGGVGGESAGYEFGIEQLKVGDITVPKQKVRYSTDTSGAMASDVYSAIIGNDIWHHFTLIIDLRESVLYLKEES from the coding sequence ATGAGACTACTTCTTTCAACCCTTTTTCTATTGCTCCTGAGTGCTGCCTTATATGCTCAGGAACAAAGCTTTGAGTTTATTTCCAATCACATATATCTGAATGCAGAGGTGAACGGGAAAACTGCACACCTTGTTTTTGACACAGGTTCTGCCGATGTGTATCTGGACAGCACATGGCTTGCCGAGAGCGGAGTCAAATATTCCCAGATGGGAAAGGCAATGGTGCGTGGCGCGGGGAACGAGACCAAACCAACCGTACTTATTTTTTCCGGAGTAAATATCTCGCTGGAAGGAAAGCAGTATTCCCCACAAATGGTGCCCATCATCGATCTGCGCGCCATTCTAGGTAATAAAGCCGATGGCATCTTGGGGCTTAGTCAGTGGAAGGGAAAAGTCATCACCATTGATTACAAACGCAGTAAACTCACAGTGTCAGACAGACTGACATCATCGCAGACTAAGGACTACTCCCGAATTCCGATACAAACAGATCCTAAACATCCCGGACGAATTCTTTTGCCCTTTGAGGTTACTGTTTCTTCAGGCAATACAATACCCGGCAAGGCTCTTCTGGACCTTGGTTCTGGCGGTGGCCTTGTGTTCACCAGCAAGGCAGCTGGAAAGTTTGGACTGGATAAAATCCAAGATAAAAACCCGTTCCACTTTAAACACGGGGGTGTTGGCGGTGAGTCTGCCGGCTATGAATTCGGCATTGAGCAACTTAAGGTAGGCGATATTACCGTACCAAAGCAGAAAGTCCGTTATAGCACCGACACCTCGGGTGCCATGGCGAGTGATGTGTACTCTGCCATCATTGGTAATGATATCTGGCACCATTTCACGCTGATTATCGACCTGCGAGAGTCTGTGTTATATCTGAAGGAGGAAAGTTAA
- the secG gene encoding preprotein translocase subunit SecG — translation MYTLFVIFIVIAALLMIFIVLIQESKGGGLSSNFAGANSLAGVRKTTDLVEKITWGLAIAMVVLSVICAYVAPSATTQQSAMEQTTENPLTSPKNQQPFGASQGQAAPAQETPATPAAPAAETPAQAPAAQ, via the coding sequence ATGTACACACTATTCGTAATTTTCATTGTCATTGCAGCACTCCTGATGATATTCATCGTGCTGATTCAAGAGTCTAAGGGAGGAGGACTTTCCTCCAATTTTGCAGGTGCCAACTCACTTGCCGGCGTAAGAAAGACAACCGACCTGGTTGAAAAAATCACGTGGGGACTGGCTATCGCCATGGTCGTGCTGAGCGTGATTTGCGCATACGTAGCACCCTCTGCCACCACTCAACAGAGTGCGATGGAACAAACCACAGAGAATCCGCTGACAAGTCCGAAGAACCAACAGCCATTCGGCGCAAGTCAAGGACAAGCAGCACCGGCGCAAGAAACACCTGCCACACCTGCTGCACCAGCCGCAGAGACTCCTGCTCAGGCACCCGCTGCACAATAA
- a CDS encoding phage/plasmid replication protein — MNTDTGELWGSGTLRNMHVFYNGGSIVVEGSIGGFLFPNNSRIPKRQDVGTAIEQLSDLLHLPMSNALVVRLDCGYHWNMERPANHYFPLLCEATYFERLNQTATTLKYAKGGKKETNVLIFYDKAKECKNKGKPLLDGFGENVLRYECRWVSRVSRQFGLGQLTASILTNEDFYHSMVKRWGDFYESINKSFRGDYDMPLMGNVRLANDFIYSILLNLQDAGVVIDIEKTMKDSNVFGEKGWQYDNLRRSIINRRAKVEQYASYGLTDELNDKVRDVVNNCE, encoded by the coding sequence ATGAACACAGATACTGGTGAGTTGTGGGGGAGTGGTACACTTAGGAATATGCACGTGTTCTATAATGGCGGTAGTATAGTCGTTGAGGGCAGTATTGGAGGTTTCCTTTTCCCGAATAATTCACGCATACCAAAGAGACAAGACGTAGGGACTGCAATAGAGCAATTAAGTGATTTGCTCCATCTGCCAATGTCAAACGCTCTGGTGGTTCGCTTGGATTGTGGCTATCATTGGAATATGGAACGTCCAGCCAACCATTATTTCCCTCTGTTATGTGAAGCAACCTATTTTGAACGATTGAATCAAACGGCAACTACGTTGAAGTATGCCAAAGGGGGAAAGAAAGAAACTAATGTACTCATCTTCTACGATAAGGCTAAAGAGTGCAAGAATAAAGGGAAACCGCTACTTGACGGCTTTGGCGAAAACGTGTTGCGGTATGAATGTCGTTGGGTGAGTAGGGTGTCACGTCAATTCGGTTTAGGTCAACTAACAGCATCAATCCTAACCAACGAAGATTTCTATCACTCAATGGTAAAAAGATGGGGCGATTTCTATGAGAGTATCAATAAGAGCTTTCGTGGCGATTATGATATGCCATTAATGGGTAATGTGCGTTTGGCAAATGATTTTATTTATAGCATATTGTTAAATCTCCAAGACGCAGGCGTTGTTATTGACATTGAAAAGACAATGAAAGATAGTAATGTCTTTGGAGAAAAGGGGTGGCAATATGATAACCTACGACGGAGTATTATAAATCGTAGGGCAAAAGTTGAACAATATGCTTCTTATGGTTTGACAGATGAACTTAATGATAAAGTTCGTGATGTTGTAAATAATTGCGAATAA
- a CDS encoding excisionase family DNA-binding protein has product MAKETKVETPQKADRYAKYLTARQAADYIGASINYLYKLTAGHKLPFYNPMGRKLLFKRTELDAWVEAARVPTDDELISRVQTEQIKKGGLL; this is encoded by the coding sequence ATGGCAAAAGAAACAAAAGTGGAAACACCACAAAAAGCAGACAGATACGCAAAGTATCTGACCGCAAGACAAGCCGCTGATTACATTGGCGCAAGTATAAACTATCTCTACAAGTTGACAGCAGGACATAAATTGCCGTTCTACAATCCAATGGGGCGCAAGTTGCTGTTTAAACGTACAGAACTTGACGCATGGGTTGAGGCAGCAAGAGTGCCTACTGACGATGAACTGATTAGTAGAGTGCAGACTGAACAAATAAAGAAAGGAGGTCTGTTATGA
- a CDS encoding YARHG domain-containing protein — MKRIIMIVTLLCVMASVSAQRTGFEDAVNNLVYTRESREDVQERLQQIAEQMASREAKVETVRLTDGEGGNAFWTDGMVCYYLHSSHDGKRGTKVVLEPFDTEMGHTLVFTPNRQGTLLLQGKGYSLQCARAGKWQMLIVRNQQGRAVELYTKSEAQRDFYRFPLTDTRRDMHDAYDGLYQTATGNYVVFGPGECYDVKTYDRDPGCFFGVPVGTEDNNYTDRISYGGGRISRGNPSSEKYQMDMPGGGGAGAIMHAMVWALRPTAEGMDVKVVYDEPFVDHSPRLNETESLRHVASPYGETVPGQWAFASVRPVSRGMLHRFSKNILRLMRNEIYARHGHRFPTAPDLQQHFDAQAWYQPRKTPTPLTAIEQLNVQIIQAEEADRQ; from the coding sequence ATGAAGAGAATCATCATGATTGTTACGCTTCTCTGCGTCATGGCATCAGTATCGGCGCAGCGGACGGGTTTTGAAGACGCCGTGAACAACCTTGTCTATACCCGCGAATCGCGTGAGGATGTGCAGGAACGTCTTCAGCAAATAGCGGAGCAGATGGCGTCGAGAGAGGCAAAAGTCGAGACCGTTCGCTTGACCGACGGCGAAGGAGGAAATGCTTTCTGGACCGATGGCATGGTCTGCTATTACCTGCATTCCTCGCACGATGGAAAGCGCGGGACGAAAGTGGTTCTCGAACCGTTCGATACGGAAATGGGGCATACGCTCGTGTTCACTCCCAACCGTCAGGGAACGCTTCTCCTCCAAGGGAAAGGATATAGCCTGCAATGTGCACGGGCAGGGAAGTGGCAGATGCTCATCGTGCGCAATCAGCAGGGGCGTGCCGTAGAACTGTACACAAAGAGTGAGGCACAAAGGGACTTCTACCGTTTTCCGCTCACCGACACACGGCGGGATATGCATGATGCGTATGACGGTCTCTACCAGACAGCGACGGGAAATTACGTCGTTTTCGGACCGGGCGAGTGTTATGATGTCAAGACTTACGACAGAGACCCGGGGTGTTTTTTCGGTGTACCTGTAGGGACTGAAGACAATAACTACACCGACAGAATCTCATACGGCGGCGGACGAATCAGCCGAGGCAACCCTTCTTCCGAAAAATACCAGATGGACATGCCTGGTGGCGGCGGTGCAGGAGCTATCATGCACGCAATGGTGTGGGCACTGAGACCCACGGCGGAGGGCATGGATGTGAAGGTCGTATATGATGAGCCGTTCGTTGATCATTCTCCGCGACTGAACGAGACGGAATCGCTCAGGCATGTTGCGTCGCCATACGGCGAGACGGTGCCCGGGCAATGGGCATTCGCGTCGGTAAGACCCGTCTCGCGAGGAATGCTCCATCGCTTCTCTAAAAACATTCTCCGACTGATGCGCAACGAAATATACGCCCGTCACGGACACCGGTTTCCGACTGCCCCTGACCTCCAACAGCACTTTGATGCACAGGCGTGGTATCAGCCCCGGAAGACGCCGACACCTCTCACGGCGATTGAGCAGCTGAATGTGCAAATCATACAGGCGGAAGAAGCCGACAGGCAGTAA